caatggtagttgatttctgccacaccaaatcaagaatgagtccacaaagcacgctgcaggaaacgcttcaatagagcctatatcaccagagattttaaaatcgtcggcatgaggccatgcacgaataggattaattagatgcatcctcacttgttcaaacttccgggagtggataactggagtggaaggcctctaaaattccctgatcgacttttcgttccagatcgtaatgcgagatgtttggccaattagtttcgaactgttgtaagttttgcttcagatggatcttaatggtggatcagttcctcttctgttattttatattcgattatcctatagtcagagattgatggtttggtcaccatttcccaagcttaaacacttcttctggaagctgcgttgaccattgtcacgtccagaaccccttttcttgcctAGTGACAGAatcaggtgttgtccccacgttcttgagatagttcttcattctgccagagttctgcaggccagaataatctccaattcagtaacgttattagttctcagatctaaaaattcttcaatcagatttaccattcaaactttatgccctgggtatgaagccccctgttcgaacattgatcctttgtatttttcacttttctgttcttcgttcactaccacattatttttggcagcgaagggaatacaacacaagaaattctttgagctctttttctggcagaactttatcgagcttGTATATACACGCaagcctaattgcaatatatgcgagctttatcattctcaaaaactgctttggtctttggaggtacaaatgagagctttggttatttgtctatgccataaacttctctcagatggaagtaaggaattcgcactgtgtctctctatatacgcggacaagatgtgcataagagttttcgtcgatcacggctagccctgcaagatgttgaggtgaccacttgcattatattcttcttatactacctgatattctagtatctatagtatcactccatcttgatgaacaaatcctcccgtttccgacatccgctcagccgactccagattagcagaagatgatttttacagcaagtcatggtctttcaatctcttgaaatatataaagtatatgtttactcatatgatattcgaatgaaaacttcagttttgcttgtctaatctggctttctaatatcttttgttctgctggcgtgatagattttcctactagcttaagatcctttcatatgtcggatattagcttctccaaagcaatccagctctttgactttgattttatgatgagctactattcccttgagtgggtcttgacctctcaataatctcattccatttccaacttttgtgtataatgttggtattgcaaactttgaaacccctgtcttcctgcattcgaggaaagtatatcctttgtatcgaagagttacagttacagtttgttcggcgcatctgtcgaatcccccacaCCTACTACcacgaccaaagcggtctattgtgccACACAAACAAggtcaaagagctaaacttctacctccagtgccatcttccaaagggaagaggtgataacagaggaggagtagttcatgagttcccctagaaccagcctgagcgaaccttgtctgccgctgggcagtcactgaggatatgctcaatggtttcgtcctcctataagcaaagagagtccttgtatatcgaagagctaggatacaggctacgattcatattcaaactcttctatcgaactcgagaattttattcgccgttcatttaactaccctgagagagtagttgactctccagactgccaaattgttcgtagggTAAACGTtggataaactaacaactgtgcagttaatgcattcctaatttaagttatcttcagagcaccactctctcacattcatttgttattaaaaaaaaacgaaaatgaaatatataacgtttttaaaattattacataatcactaaagctcttcttgacaaaaagacacttaaagagtgtttgaaacattctgaaatacgattccccaagtgagcagtctacaaactaaggatgatagccatcataaatatagaggcgttttgaaagatgaaagttgtaataactggagccaatgttataatacgatcacgtcatcgagttcgaataatcctactgtaccagattctaaaacatatgtagcaactacgctggacgcaacaacatgctaatggtaaaagattgaataaaattcggacgcagcattgtgctacatatgaaaacaaaatatacgccggacgcactaatggtaggaccatgaaaggacgcaataatgtgcttatatcaacttctttattaatgaagatatttgagatctgaaacgaccaaactacgtaattttttgcgtagattaatatacttcgatcagattccacctaggtagcgtatttctgggagacgcaataaggttgctttttgaaaggacgaaataaagtatgccagatgtaaatatatatatatatatatatatatatatatatatatatatatatatatatatatatatatatatatatatatatatatatatatatatatatatatatatatatatatatatatatatatatatatatatatatatatatatatatacagggtgtttcatcataaactggacaaactcatatgacgtgtagagaacatcgggagaatcatttttttcttatgaaatatttcccgttttcgaagcataagggagatacacggtgtttaatgtcattttcgagcgttattatattgagtgtggtcggttatgtataagactggaagtaatggtttcttgtcatatcgtagtatttttggatgcttcattcagaaatggtgtagagcaccgaaaaaaaaattacaaaatggcggaaaacctgcaatgttcgtgattttttttttcggctgccaaattgattttcatttcctaaattaacacaatttttaaagcataatagtgaaaaaattttttcagaaatcgaacacaactttttttttacatgtctacagcgaaaaaaaatttcactcgaaattgatgaaatttttcacgattgtacttactttcatacccaacacgaatatcaaaacagaatcgaaaaatatcaaacggtttcgtttttacagccattcaaatgtcccgttcgaatatctgaaataataaaaaaacatgacacagcttgtgttcttaggcccataatttttgaatttgtatgtcgaaacatttcagattataaaatgaatttaaaaaaaatcagtgaaacttcattgagagtccaactccctgctctgagttaagtacctattaaaataaatgtggaatctgaattgagactgttcaaaggtttttaattttcgttgccaagcaatggcagctcatagaatttgacagagtatttgaatttaactgaatataatattgcaactatcttgaaaccaatttatgcagtttgagtagaaattggcggttaatacttcccagatattaatggcatggcattattgcggaaatttctacgaataattccacaatttcacaaacgcaacaaaaaaaacctattagtataaaatttattcataattcgttctcaaaaatattgccatttttcaggatacactttctcgcccttttcgccacactatccaccgctgaacgaaccatttccgggtttcggcgaatctcttcgacggctgattcgattctttgaatcagttcttctctcgaagtcactggagctcgcttatcataaacaagactcttcatatgaccccagaaataaaaatccataggtgtaagatctggagaacgaggaggccatgcgacaggtcccaatcggccgatccatcggcgagggtattgagagtctaaggcctgccgcagacatgcaacttttcagttttgcaactgtttagttgcagaattgagcacaatgaatttatatggggccgcgcagacatgcaactgaaaagttgcagcgattgcctttgtgtgcgccctcgaaccgcttgcaatcaaacttttgcgcaactgaaaagttgcatgtctgcggcaggcctaaaaattctcgtacactcctcactgtgtgagcagggcaaccatcatgctggtaccatattccttgaaagtgactcaaaggaatatcttccaatagatcgggcagagtttccctcaaaaattgattatagccatttccagtcaatgtttcaggaagaatgtacggtcctataatgaatccatccttcATTCCCGCCCAAACATTGACAGAAAATCTCTTCTGGCTATTTTTTGCTACTGTTGCATGTAGATTTTCTCTTtgccatattatattattttttttgttgaagaaaccatctctgtggaatgttgcttcatccgtaaacagtatgagacgtaggaaattcccattctcacgtgtccttcttaaaataaattcacagaattctttcctcttctcaaaatcaccttcttctaaggtttgacatgaatgaaaatggtacggatggtagcgatttcttttcaaaactctccatacagtggatttactcttattcacacttggatgatttgttagagttctcgttgataccatcggattttcactcactaaatccaggatacgttcttcgttatttcggattgtttccttcttcttgcggtgaagaataacttcttcacgtaatttacgcactgtttctatgaaagttttaaaattaggaacgtttcggcttggaaatctgggagcgtaaatttcccttgcttttctccctgaggaattcgcttcataataagcctgaaccatatcatttttttctaaaagtgaatatttcattttcgtttgcataaaaatatatatatataatatatatatatatatatatatatatgaccaGCTCCTCAGGTCAGCAGCCTGGGGAGCTGTAGATTTAGAAACGCTCCTGTCACAAGAAGTATGATGCAGGGCGGTAGAGGGCAGCGGGCTGGCCCTCTTCGGAGCCGTCCAGAGGTAGAGCCTGATGGGGTcagccccccgagatggcaccgtaCGTCCGGACTCGAACCCTCATAGAAGGGAAAGAAGAAGCATTAGCTTGGACGGAATTAGAACCCGTCCCGCTGAGGTTTCGAACACACGAGATAGGAGAGTACGCTGGACAAAGGAGGAAAACGTCCTCTTAATACGTACTCATTTCATTGCTCAACAATTACAACAGGACACAGGAAGAACTTACAGAGAAATCTTAACAACTACGTGGAACGAGATTAACCCAGGGAAACTATCCTACCCGAACCTTCTTGCCAACAGAGTGAAACTGATCCTCCAGAACGAAAAGTTATCCAGTGTTGAATTGGAGGTCATTAAAAAAAGCATAAGGCCTCACACGATAATCACCTCGGAGAACACAGACGCAGAAACCGAGGAAACCCATGCAGAAACCCAAATCGAACCAACCCCTCAATGGAACAAAACGGCGCAagtcttcatgaaaaatatgagGATGTATGAAAAAGTATCTCCCCAGGATAGACCAAGAATTCCAAGACTCAAGGGCTCACGAAGAATCCTAGAATGCGTTGAGAGAACAAACTCAGTGATAAAATCTAGAATACAAGATCACTCCAGTATTGAAGATCTGATCGACTGTGTATACGCAGGGGCGATTACAGTTTGCGAGGAGAATGGTATTCGTCTGTGCGATAAAGAATTTAAGccgaaagaagaaaaaatcccACCTTGGAGGACGcgtctggaaaaaaaaattaataatattagAAAAACAATAGGTACACTACATACTTACCTGAATAATAACTCACCAACCAGGAAAATAGTTAAACGAGTATCACGCATAGCCTCACAACATCATATTGAGTCCCACAACGAACAACTCAGGCAGAAGCTTATAATACTATCTGAtactctgaaacaaaaaataaaggcTTTGGGAAATCGTATCAGGCGTTATAATGAAAGGGTTAAAAGATACAAAAATAATCAACTCTTTTACAAGAATCCCAAACAATTCTATCGCACACTTGAGGGAACTTCCGCAGACAACAAAACTTATCCAACACCAGAAAGTATACATACAACATGGAAAGAAATATGGAGTTACTCGGGAGATCACGATGATGAGGCGTTTTGGATTAAGGAAGCAGAAGCTGAATCTAATAAATATGTTATGGAACAAATAATCATAACTGGTCAAGACATAAAAACAGTtctaaaaaaaacaaacaactgGTCTGCACCGGGGCCTGACGCGATCCATAATTACTGGTGGAAATATTTCGATTCGACGCATAATCACCTGGCGAAGCTCTTTCAAGAAGCTTTAAAAAACCCATCAATAATACCTGAATCATGCACACTTGGAATCACGCATATGCTTCCAAAAGGAACAAACAATGAAGATCCCAAAAACTACCGACCAATCACGTGCCTCCCGACGATATATAAAATACTTATGGGAATACTCACACAAAAACTGTGGAGACATGTTGGCAGGTACAATATTATGGCACGTGAGCAGAACGGCTGTCGAAAGGATGCTAAAGGATGTAAGGAACTTCTGATCATCGACACTATCATAACAAAGCAGGCAAAAAAGAAACAACGTAACTTGTCCATGGCGTGGATTGATTATAAGAAGGCCTATGATTCGATACCACACTCATGGCTAAAAAAAGTCCTGAGGCTATATGGGGTATCTGAGACAATGATCAATCTACTCGAACATCTAATGGGAACATGGAGAACGCGGTTGCATGTGAACACAGACAGAGGAGACTACACAACGGAAGAAATCAAAATCATGAGAGGAATATTTCAGGGAGACAAACTAAGCACCTTGTGGTTCTGCCTTGCAATAAATTTGTTGAGCAAACTGCTCAACGCATCCAAATATGGCTACGTGATAGAGAAGAGGAACAATACCAGAATCAACCACCACCTTTACATTGATGATCTCAAACTGTATGCAGCCAACGAAGAACAACTGATGAGAGAACTCAAAATAGTAGCATCATTCACTGAAACCATAAAAATGGAAATGGGGTTGGATAAGTGCGCTGTATTACACGTGAAGAGGGGAAAGCTAACAGAAGGAGAAGCAATGAAAGTTCAAGATCTAATTACAATTCAAACACTGGGACCAGAAAGAACATACAAATACCTAGGCATCCAACAAGGCCTAGAAATAAGAAACAGTGAGGTCAAAATCATATTCAAggagaaattcataaatagactCAAGAAAATCTTACAGAGCAAATTAAACTCCAAAGCGATGTTCACGTCAATAAGCACGTGGGTGGTACCTTGCTTAGCCTACTCATTTGGAATAATCAAATGGTCAACCACCGACCTTAAGGCTCTCGATACACAGGTTAGGGGACTCTTAACAAGGTTTGGAATTCATCACCCAAACGCCTCTGTCAACAGACTTTACATACCGAGAAAGGATGGAGGAAGAGGACTACAGAACATTGAGACTACATACTACAACACAGTCAAAGAAAtgagagaatatttcaaatcaaaagaCTCACCCTTCTTCAAGGCACTATCTGCAGAAGATAACAATATAACAACATTGAACTTGTCATCGAACAGTGATCCACCTGCACCCCCCACAATCCAGGAGTTGTCCGAGGTATGGCAAGGCAGAGCACTCCATGGTAGATTTCCAACAGTCCTGaaacatagaaaaatagatagaGATCGATCACTTACATACCTTAAAGGTGGTTACCTTTTCCCAGAAACAGAAGGCAGATTAACAGCCATACAGGATCAGGTTGTGGCCACCAGAGCATACCTGAAAAACATAATAGGGAAAAATATGACCACAGATAAATGCCGCAAATGCTCACAATCACCTGAGACAATCCAGCATATCACCTCGTCCTGTTCTATCCTCGCACCTAGAGAATACACTGACCGCCACAACGCCATGGCAAAAGCATACCATCAAGCAATTGCCAAAAAACATGGATTGCTCGAAACAACACGGCCGATATACGAATACTTACCAAAAGAGATCCTAGAGAACGAAGAGGTGAAGCTTTACTGGGACCATCCACTCATTACAGACAGATCCATCCCACATAATCGGCCCGACATTGTTCTCTTcgaaaagaaattaaagaaatTAATTATAGCTGATGTCACCATCCCAGCTGATGACAATATTGAGAGAGCATATACCGAGAAGATTATGAAGTATCATGATCTGTCTTTCGAACTAAAAGAAATTTATGGACTTACCTACTCGACAATCCTTCCACTCGTCATCACAACTAATGGCTTAGTCGAAACACATTTGCTGGAGAACACAATGAAGCTCGGACTCGATGAGAGCGTAATCGGCGATGCACAGAAGGAGGTTATCTTATGGACCACACGAATCGTACGCAGGTTCCTTACGAGCAACTGAGAAATGCCTTGGTCAAAATGATCCGGCACTCTCAATAGCCTAACCCGTgagaggtgaaaaaaaaaaatatatatatatatatatatatatatatatatatatatatatatatatatatatatatatatatatatatatatatatatatatatatatatatatatatatatatatatatatatatatatatatatatatatatatatatatatatatatatatatatatatatatattttttttaaatttcacacatCTGTGGCAGTTGTCAAATTGACCGGGCGTCATACGCCAAGGTCGATTCCGTGTCTGTTAGTGAGGGTAGATGACCTGTCGGATAATGTTGACCGTCCCGAGTAtgaccgccttctgcatccataAGATGGTATTCGGGGGCAGCTTCATGTCTGTTATGTGCTTTGTAGTCTTCTGATGCACCAGCCCATTGCAACTTATTATTAAAGGTTTGATGTCGACTCTCTCCAGCTGCCACATATCTTTTATTTGTCGTGCCAAGGGTTCGTATTTGGCGATTTTTTCAGCATACGCTTTTGACAGATTTTGATCTAATGGCACTGCGAAATCTATGATAACGGCGGTCTTCTTGGTTTTGTTCCAGACCACTATGTCGGGCCTGTTGTGTTCAGTGCCTCGATCGGTTATCACTGTCAGGTCCCAATAGATTTTCGTGTGCTCGTTTTCTGTCAATGCTTGTGGGACGTATATGTGGTGTGGCGTGAAGTGGTCCAATAGCTGGTTTTCCAGGCACAGCAGCTGGTGTACAACCTTCCCCATATTATTGTGACGAGCCAGGTATTTGGTGTTTGCAATCGATGAGCATCCCGATGACAAATGCTGCACCGACTCCTCGGCTGTGTTGCATAGTCTGCATTTCGTTGTCTCAACATCTTGCTTCATTATGTGTTTGGTGTATACACGTGTGGGCACTACCTGGTCCTGAATTGCCAATAATGTTCCCTCAGTTTGAGGGAAGAGATAGCCTTGTGTCAGGTAAGTGTTGGATCTCATTATGTCTACCTCCGGCTGGTGAAGACTAGCAAAGAATCTTCCATGCAAAGATTTAGATTCCCAGTTCCGTCTCAATTTTTCAGGTAGGTCTTCTCCTGTGTCGTCTTCCCGGATTCTTCCATCAGCCAACAAGTTCCCAAGGTTAGCTGCTATCCATTGGTGTAGAGGTAAGTTATTCCGAACAAAATAGTCTGTAATTTTTTGTTCTTCTTTCAGGCAGGAATGTTCCAGGTTGCTGAGCCCACGCCCTCCCTCTTTGCGAGGTAAGTAGAGTCTTTCGATCGCCGAGTTCGGGTGCAACATCCCGCATTGGGTAAGTGTTGCTCTTATTCGCCTGTCTAGTCTCTCCAAATCTGTCTTTGACCAGGTGAGGATTCCAGCCGTATACAAGAATGCAGGTATGGCCCATGCGTTGATAGCGACCATTTTATTCTTCGCTGAAAGTTGTGATTTGAGTACTTTTCGTACTCTTCTGATGAGTTCTGTTTCAgctgtttttttattttcttgttgTTGTATCTCATAGGTCTGATGGATTCCTAGATATTTGTACCTGTCTCCTGTCTTCAAGCTTGCTATCTCTCGGCCATCGGCCAGCGTGATGTTCCCCGTCTCCGCCAGTTTTCCTCTTCTCACCTCCACTTTGGCACACTTTTCAAGACCAAATGTCATACCCACGTCTATGCTAAACCTTCTTACCAGTTCCAGCAGTCCCTCCAGCTGTTTTCTGCCCCTTGCATATAACTTCACGTCATCCATGTAAAATAGATGAGTTAGTGTGATCTGTTGATCTATTGAGTATCCGTATGCAGATCTGTTGAGCATATTGCTGAGTGGGTTCAAGGCTAGGCAGAACAACAACGGGCTCAAGCTGTCTCCCTGAAATATGCCTTTTTCTATATTTATTGCTGGTGTTCTGTATCTATTCGCTTTGTTGTTGACTGATATCGTGGTAGGTACGCCACGTTGACATGAGACACTTTATTAGACCAATCACCAGTTTATTAACTTTATAGATTTCCAGAACTTCAAGGATCCAGGAGTGTGGTATCGAATCGTATGCCTTCTGGTAATCTATCCAGGCCATGGagatgtttttcaattttcttcttgcCTGCTTCGTTAGTATGTTGTCTATTACCAGAAGTTCCTTACTGCCCCTCCCTCTCTCCTTGCACCCATTCTGTTCCCAAGCCATGATTTTGTTCTTCTTCAGGTGTATCTGTATTTTATGGCCTATAGTTGAGGTGAT
This genomic stretch from Coccinella septempunctata chromosome 7, icCocSept1.1, whole genome shotgun sequence harbors:
- the LOC123317613 gene encoding uncharacterized protein LOC123317613, which encodes MDDVKLYARGRKQLEGLLELVRRFSIDVGMTFGLEKCAKVEVRRGKLAETGNITLADGREIASLKTGDRYKYLGIHQTYEIQQQENKKTAETELIRRVRKVLKSQLSAKNKMVAINAWAIPAFLYTAGILTWSKTDLERLDRRIRATLTQCGMLHPNSAIERLYLPRKEGGRGLSNLEHSCLKEEQKITDYFVRNNLPLHQWIAANLGNLLADGRIREDDTGEDLPEKLRRNWESKSLHGRFFASLHQPEVDIMRSNTYLTQGYLFPQTEGTLLAIQDQVVPTRVYTKHIMKQDVETTKCRLCNTAEESVQHLSSGCSSIANTKYLARHNNMGKVVHQLLCLENQLLDHFTPHHIYVPQALTENEHTKIYWDLTVITDRGTEHNRPDIVVWNKTKKTAVIIDFAVPLDQNLSKAYAEKIAKYEPLARQIKDMWQLERVDIKPLIISCNGLVHQKTTKHITDMKLPPNTILWMQKAVILGTVNIIRQVIYPH